The Gemella haemolysans genome includes a region encoding these proteins:
- a CDS encoding glycosyltransferase family 2 protein yields the protein MVRTLDRTKDIFLDTMLLGNEILIKKIKTTNKTKITVVLAAYRSVKRLQEIINDLFNQSFQDFEVIVVDDLSSSEIEEAAAVVDSSKINYIKKQLGSNSSAKNCALDYAKGEYVVFVEENSKLKQNYLETLYNEISINNLDIAMLTRNGYPSILDEKISSGQEYLVEEIKRLKSDLNYNITACMFKRKFLDIYNLRFQEDMLALENLYFKLKTFDIAGKVSQIRKVGYKDLLEKKSVRNNAMIDASTRRIMIAVNKIEEFKQNKKYEESLNLLCGYLLFDVLRMHENMSEEIEILELIKSRKNYFESDTFVNKTMIAMSPIMFANHLNRKDRR from the coding sequence ATGGTTAGAACATTAGATAGAACAAAAGATATCTTTTTAGATACAATGCTTTTGGGAAATGAAATTTTAATAAAAAAAATAAAAACAACAAATAAAACGAAAATTACTGTAGTCTTAGCCGCTTATAGAAGTGTAAAAAGATTACAGGAAATAATTAATGATTTATTTAATCAAAGCTTCCAAGATTTTGAAGTGATAGTAGTCGATGATCTTTCTAGTTCAGAAATAGAAGAAGCGGCTGCTGTAGTCGACAGTAGTAAAATAAATTATATAAAAAAACAACTAGGCTCTAATTCATCAGCGAAAAACTGTGCATTAGATTATGCTAAAGGAGAATATGTAGTTTTTGTAGAAGAAAACTCTAAATTAAAACAAAATTACTTAGAGACTTTATATAATGAGATTTCTATAAATAATCTTGATATTGCTATGTTAACTAGAAATGGATATCCTAGTATATTAGATGAAAAAATTTCATCTGGTCAAGAATATTTAGTAGAAGAAATAAAAAGATTAAAAAGTGATTTAAACTATAATATTACTGCTTGCATGTTTAAAAGAAAGTTTTTAGATATCTATAATTTAAGATTTCAAGAAGACATGTTAGCTTTAGAGAACTTATATTTCAAACTAAAAACTTTTGACATAGCAGGAAAGGTTAGTCAAATTAGAAAAGTTGGATATAAGGACTTATTAGAAAAAAAATCAGTGAGAAACAATGCAATGATAGACGCTTCTACTAGAAGAATAATGATTGCAGTAAATAAAATAGAAGAGTTTAAACAAAACAAAAAATATGAAGAAAGTTTAAATCTTCTATGCGGATACTTACTTTTTGATGTGTTAAGAATGCATGAAAATATGTCCGAGGAAATAGAAATTTTAGAATTGATAAAATCAAGAAAAAATTATTTTGAAAGTGATACATTTGTTAACAAAACAATGATAGCAATGTCTCCGATTATGTTTGCTAATCATCTTAATAGAAAGGATAGGAGATAA
- a CDS encoding glycosyltransferase family 39 protein yields the protein MRRILHNVFSYAFIALFTVALTWAYVAPFVYERILNPLALLLGVPVVFILFIYAVKKILATDEVGLKKYNRIIILVYLVFQAIILSMDTLNFSDGAEIENEAHYMLNYGKFSGERYFLVYPNNITPTIILYWIYRIAAFLHISEVWMLHIFCFLVTTATIFLTYKTAGKLLTKQKQTIILGLMILYIPFQMYSLFYYSDTLMVIMVALIIYVLIPSDGSFIFRTKHIVAVAILVAFAWNLRSNIIIILPALIVYLLFFKWYKNLVLLLVTFGIAFVFFGKGFDMLWAHYGFWKDDGYRFPMLHWVMMGMSIQGGSYNWQDFQFTYLSQNKMTDDLGLFFNRLTHRPIFLNLLMVVLKIRGNWSDGTINYTNGTRALRDGDGFLWQLFYGSDNSFFIYISQMMYVVILFGMVYYIYKRRKEYITSCFLFQIIIFGVFMFHLIWEAKPRYVYAWMPIIFILGAKGLILFAERYETIIFDKYKKKLYIAFGIVFALQVGSDSFLRPSYSMNLDYDSRVINGISIYATDNYLRDGIVRVNKDTEVEQTFKANRSFNYVRGYISSYDEKNNSKYKVEIIDKKDNKVVREHEFVYRELYWEIPLQTYTLRWYFDDLPAGDYSVKFSQIESDNNGSIVISSVPNEMVDMYEAGKLYINGADQNKKDLSLQIGHRYQKLWWY from the coding sequence ATGAGGCGAATACTTCATAATGTATTTTCATATGCGTTTATAGCGCTTTTCACAGTTGCTTTAACTTGGGCTTATGTAGCACCGTTTGTATATGAACGAATATTGAATCCACTTGCGCTACTCTTAGGAGTTCCTGTTGTATTCATATTATTTATTTATGCAGTAAAAAAAATTCTAGCAACTGATGAAGTAGGATTAAAAAAATATAATAGAATTATAATATTAGTATACTTAGTATTTCAGGCAATAATATTATCGATGGATACCTTAAATTTTTCAGACGGTGCAGAGATAGAAAATGAAGCACACTATATGTTAAACTATGGAAAGTTTTCTGGAGAAAGATACTTCTTAGTTTATCCTAATAATATTACACCTACTATTATTCTTTATTGGATATATCGTATAGCAGCATTTCTACATATTTCTGAAGTTTGGATGTTGCATATATTCTGTTTCTTAGTAACAACAGCTACTATATTCTTAACATATAAAACAGCTGGAAAATTATTAACAAAACAAAAACAAACAATAATTCTTGGCTTAATGATTTTATACATACCATTTCAAATGTACAGTTTATTCTACTATTCTGATACTTTGATGGTAATTATGGTAGCTTTAATAATATATGTTCTTATTCCATCAGATGGGAGTTTTATCTTTAGAACCAAGCATATTGTCGCTGTAGCGATATTGGTAGCATTTGCTTGGAATCTTAGATCTAACATTATTATTATCTTACCAGCATTAATTGTGTACTTACTATTTTTCAAATGGTACAAAAATTTAGTATTATTACTAGTAACCTTTGGAATTGCATTTGTTTTCTTTGGAAAAGGATTCGATATGCTTTGGGCACACTATGGATTCTGGAAAGATGATGGTTATAGATTTCCTATGTTACACTGGGTAATGATGGGAATGAGTATTCAAGGTGGAAGTTATAACTGGCAGGATTTCCAATTTACATATCTTAGTCAAAATAAAATGACAGATGATTTAGGTTTATTCTTTAATAGGCTAACTCATAGACCGATTTTCCTTAATCTTCTTATGGTAGTATTAAAAATAAGAGGTAATTGGAGTGATGGTACGATAAATTATACGAATGGTACACGTGCATTACGAGATGGTGATGGATTCTTATGGCAACTCTTCTATGGAAGTGACAATAGCTTCTTTATCTATATTTCTCAAATGATGTATGTAGTAATCTTATTCGGAATGGTTTATTACATTTATAAACGTAGAAAAGAGTATATAACATCTTGTTTCTTATTCCAAATTATTATTTTTGGAGTATTCATGTTCCATTTAATTTGGGAAGCAAAACCTAGATATGTATATGCATGGATGCCAATAATCTTTATTTTAGGAGCCAAAGGTTTAATTTTATTTGCTGAAAGATATGAGACTATAATATTTGATAAATACAAGAAAAAACTTTATATTGCTTTTGGAATAGTTTTTGCACTTCAAGTAGGTAGTGATAGTTTCTTAAGACCATCATATTCAATGAACTTAGACTATGACTCACGTGTAATTAATGGTATTAGTATATATGCAACAGATAATTATCTGCGTGATGGAATAGTTAGAGTTAATAAAGATACTGAAGTAGAACAAACGTTTAAAGCGAATCGAAGTTTTAATTATGTTCGTGGTTATATTTCATCATACGATGAGAAAAATAATTCAAAATATAAAGTAGAAATTATCGATAAAAAAGATAATAAAGTTGTAAGAGAACATGAATTTGTATATCGTGAATTGTATTGGGAAATTCCTTTACAAACTTACACTTTACGTTGGTATTTTGATGATCTTCCTGCAGGAGATTACAGTGTGAAATTCTCACAAATAGAAAGTGATAATAATGGTAGCATAGTAATTTCAAGTGTACCGAATGAGATGGTAGATATGTATGAAGCAGGGAAATTATATATTAATGGAGCAGATCAAAATAAAAAAGATCTATCACTACAAATAGGTCATAGATACCAAAAACTTTGGTGGTATTAA
- a CDS encoding YlbF family regulator, with protein MVNIYDKANEFERALRESDEYKASLAASEGLYSDEEANELYTQFVLKQKDLMEAAQSGNEPSEEDLTALEEIQQKLMENAKFLDFVQAQQKLQFLIEDLNKVMYKPLDELFEKYGNK; from the coding sequence ATGGTAAATATTTATGATAAAGCAAATGAATTTGAAAGAGCATTAAGAGAATCTGATGAATACAAAGCATCATTAGCGGCATCTGAAGGATTATATTCTGATGAAGAAGCTAATGAACTTTACACACAATTCGTATTAAAACAAAAAGATTTAATGGAAGCAGCTCAATCAGGAAATGAGCCTTCAGAAGAAGATTTAACAGCATTAGAAGAAATCCAACAAAAATTAATGGAAAATGCTAAATTTTTAGATTTTGTACAAGCTCAACAAAAACTTCAATTTTTAATCGAAGATTTAAATAAAGTAATGTACAAACCATTAGATGAACTTTTTGAAAAATATGGAAACAAATAA
- a CDS encoding bifunctional homocysteine S-methyltransferase/methylenetetrahydrofolate reductase, with product MRNLLERLEQNVLVADGAMGTALYSNGLESCHEYNNISNPDSVEKIHKAYIEAGADIIQTNTYAAKKCQLKTYGYDDKFEEINIRAAEIARKAAGEDTIVFGTIGAIRGLRECELSLETIVKETIDQVKVLLSTNKIDALLFETYYDQEEIRAVLTEARKITDLPIITNISLLEAGITQNGEKVTDALSALVNLGADIVGLNCHLGPYHMIKSLKQVPLFAQSYLSAYPNASLLQLTQTINGNEYRFRKNSSYFEQSAKLLVEEGVRLIGGCCGTTPEHIRAIKKGIKGLKPVKRKVITPLPAEEELVRVANNKPTIVDKVKKQVTIIAELDPPKHLNVDKFIEGAKAIDKKNIEAITLADNSLASTRICNLSAATLLKEHITTPTLLHLTCRDHNLIGLQSRLMGFDLLGINNVLALTGDPSKLGDFPGATSVYDMTSLKLIPFIKQLNEGLGYNGASLKKTTNFTVAAAYNPNVRDLSKTKRLVEKKIKAGTDYFITQPVFEAEKIEQLAELAADYPDTPFFVGIMPITSYNNAVFLHNEVPGIKLSEEFLAKLEEVKDDKELCQKVALEESKKLLDVALKHFKGIYLITPFLRYDLTLELIDYVEENKDK from the coding sequence ATGAGAAATTTATTAGAGAGATTAGAACAAAATGTACTCGTAGCTGATGGAGCTATGGGTACAGCTCTCTATAGTAATGGATTGGAAAGTTGTCATGAATATAATAATATCTCTAATCCAGATTCTGTGGAGAAAATTCATAAAGCTTATATCGAAGCTGGAGCGGATATAATTCAAACAAACACTTATGCGGCAAAAAAATGCCAACTTAAGACGTATGGCTATGACGATAAATTCGAAGAAATTAACATTCGTGCTGCTGAAATAGCACGCAAGGCTGCTGGAGAAGATACTATTGTTTTCGGAACAATCGGAGCTATTCGAGGTCTTCGTGAATGTGAACTTTCATTAGAAACTATTGTAAAAGAAACAATTGATCAAGTAAAAGTTCTACTATCAACAAATAAAATAGATGCGTTGCTATTTGAAACTTATTATGATCAAGAAGAAATTCGCGCTGTATTAACTGAAGCAAGAAAAATAACTGACTTACCTATTATCACTAATATTTCATTATTAGAAGCAGGTATTACTCAAAACGGAGAAAAAGTAACTGATGCTTTAAGTGCACTTGTTAATCTAGGTGCTGATATCGTTGGTTTAAACTGTCATCTAGGTCCTTATCATATGATTAAAAGTTTAAAGCAAGTACCTTTATTTGCACAAAGTTACCTATCTGCTTATCCTAATGCCAGTTTATTACAACTGACACAAACAATTAATGGTAATGAATATCGTTTCAGAAAAAATTCATCTTACTTTGAACAGAGTGCTAAACTTCTTGTTGAAGAAGGTGTAAGATTAATCGGTGGATGCTGTGGTACTACTCCAGAACATATTCGTGCTATTAAAAAAGGAATAAAAGGTCTTAAACCAGTTAAAAGAAAAGTAATAACACCGCTACCTGCAGAAGAAGAACTAGTCAGAGTAGCAAATAATAAACCAACAATTGTTGATAAAGTCAAAAAACAAGTAACTATAATTGCCGAATTAGATCCACCAAAACATTTAAATGTTGATAAATTTATTGAAGGGGCTAAAGCAATAGACAAGAAAAACATTGAAGCTATTACACTAGCAGATAATTCTCTTGCTAGTACTCGTATTTGTAACTTGTCTGCTGCAACTTTACTTAAAGAACATATTACTACCCCTACACTACTTCATTTAACATGTCGTGATCATAATCTTATCGGACTACAATCTCGTTTAATGGGATTTGATCTTCTTGGAATTAATAACGTCCTTGCTCTTACTGGAGATCCAAGTAAACTTGGTGATTTCCCAGGGGCTACTAGTGTCTATGATATGACTAGTCTTAAATTAATTCCTTTTATTAAACAACTTAATGAAGGACTTGGATATAACGGAGCTTCACTGAAAAAGACTACAAACTTTACAGTAGCCGCTGCTTATAATCCAAATGTTCGTGACCTAAGTAAAACAAAACGTTTAGTTGAGAAAAAAATAAAAGCAGGTACTGACTACTTTATTACGCAACCTGTCTTTGAAGCTGAAAAAATTGAACAATTAGCAGAACTTGCCGCTGATTATCCAGATACACCATTCTTCGTTGGTATTATGCCAATTACTAGCTACAACAACGCTGTCTTCCTACACAATGAGGTACCTGGAATTAAATTATCAGAAGAATTCTTAGCTAAGTTAGAAGAAGTAAAAGATGATAAAGAACTTTGCCAAAAAGTTGCTTTAGAAGAAAGTAAAAAACTACTTGATGTTGCTTTAAAACACTTCAAGGGAATTTACTTAATCACACCATTTTTAAGATATGATCTAACATTAGAATTAATAGATTATGTTGAGGAAAATAAAGATAAATAA
- the metE gene encoding 5-methyltetrahydropteroyltriglutamate--homocysteine S-methyltransferase, with translation MTKISSLGYPRLGEKREWKKLIEGYWARTVRQNELLEEAGKLRRLYIEKQFNAGLDFIPVGDFSLYDHILDLSVQFNVIPQRFEGREVDVDLFFDIARGNKDNVASALKKWFNTNYHYIVPEWENVNPKLNNTRLLDLYKEAKEIVGDKAKPVITGPITYVALSSGLAEGEFEKAVDKLLPLYTQVFKELAEAGASYIQVDEPIFVTDEGKNYVELAHKVYNHFNNEVDAKFIFQTYFEALVEAEKLADLPVAFGLDFVHGREENLANVKAGLFKDKEVFAGVVDGRNVWSNDFEDSSALLEEIKANVAELVIQPSCSLLHVPVTTKNETELEETLLNGLAFADQKLEELNLLANKLDGKEEAAYQKHVEDFNKLQNADFRNLELESSENVRSTRPSDYKVRREIQNKKYNLPLLPTTTIGSFPQSKQVRLQRALWKKGELSNEAYEKFIEEEIARWIKIQEDLDIDVLVHGEFERTDMVEFFGQRFAGFASTKFGWVQSYGSRGVKPPIIYGDVKHVEAVTVKETAYAQSLTNRPVKGMLTGPVTILNWSFERTDISKAEIFNQIAIALKNEIELLEKAGITIIQVDEPAIREGLPLRDSKKEKYLEEAVFSFRLATSSVQDDTQIHTHMCYSNFDEIIDSIRALDADVISIETSRSHGELISAFETAIYPLGIGLGVYDIHSPRVPTKEEVRTNILRPLQKLSTEQFWINPDCGLKTRAEKETIEALEVLVEVTKEIRNELAAK, from the coding sequence ATGACAAAAATTTCAAGTTTAGGATACCCACGTTTAGGGGAAAAAAGAGAATGGAAAAAATTAATTGAAGGATATTGGGCTCGTACAGTTCGTCAAAACGAATTACTTGAAGAAGCAGGAAAACTTCGTCGTCTTTATATCGAAAAACAATTCAATGCTGGTTTAGATTTCATCCCAGTTGGTGATTTCTCACTATATGACCACATTTTAGATTTATCTGTACAATTCAACGTTATTCCACAACGTTTTGAAGGAAGAGAAGTTGATGTAGACTTATTCTTCGATATCGCTCGTGGTAACAAAGATAACGTTGCATCTGCACTTAAAAAATGGTTTAACACTAACTACCACTACATCGTACCGGAATGGGAAAATGTTAACCCTAAATTAAACAACACTCGTCTATTAGACTTATACAAAGAAGCTAAAGAAATCGTAGGAGATAAAGCTAAACCAGTTATCACAGGTCCAATCACATACGTAGCTTTATCGAGCGGTCTTGCTGAAGGTGAATTTGAAAAAGCTGTAGATAAATTATTACCATTATACACTCAGGTATTCAAAGAATTAGCTGAAGCTGGTGCTTCTTACATCCAAGTAGATGAGCCAATTTTCGTTACTGATGAAGGTAAAAACTATGTAGAATTAGCTCACAAAGTGTACAACCACTTCAACAACGAAGTAGATGCTAAATTCATCTTCCAAACTTACTTCGAAGCTTTAGTAGAAGCTGAAAAACTTGCTGATTTACCTGTAGCATTCGGATTAGACTTCGTTCACGGTAGAGAAGAAAACTTAGCTAATGTAAAAGCTGGTCTATTCAAAGATAAAGAAGTATTCGCAGGTGTTGTCGATGGACGTAACGTATGGAGCAACGATTTCGAAGATAGTTCTGCATTATTAGAGGAAATCAAAGCTAATGTTGCTGAATTAGTAATCCAACCATCTTGTTCATTACTACACGTACCAGTAACAACTAAAAATGAAACTGAATTAGAAGAAACTTTACTTAATGGTTTAGCATTCGCTGATCAAAAATTAGAAGAACTTAACTTACTAGCTAACAAACTAGATGGCAAAGAAGAAGCTGCGTACCAAAAACACGTAGAAGACTTCAACAAATTACAAAATGCTGACTTCAGAAATCTTGAATTAGAATCAAGTGAAAATGTTCGTTCAACTCGTCCATCTGACTACAAAGTTCGTCGTGAAATTCAAAACAAAAAATATAATTTACCATTATTACCAACTACTACAATCGGATCATTCCCTCAATCTAAACAAGTACGTTTACAACGTGCACTATGGAAAAAAGGTGAATTATCTAATGAAGCTTATGAAAAATTCATCGAAGAGGAAATCGCTCGTTGGATTAAAATTCAAGAAGACCTTGATATCGATGTATTAGTTCACGGTGAATTTGAACGTACAGACATGGTTGAATTCTTCGGTCAACGTTTCGCTGGATTCGCATCAACTAAATTCGGTTGGGTTCAATCATACGGTTCTCGTGGGGTTAAACCACCAATCATCTACGGAGATGTAAAACACGTTGAAGCTGTAACAGTTAAAGAAACTGCTTATGCACAAAGCTTAACTAATCGTCCTGTTAAAGGTATGTTAACTGGACCAGTTACAATTCTAAACTGGTCATTCGAAAGAACTGATATTTCTAAAGCAGAAATTTTCAACCAAATCGCTATCGCACTTAAAAATGAAATTGAACTTTTAGAAAAAGCTGGAATTACAATTATCCAAGTTGATGAACCAGCTATCCGTGAAGGATTACCTCTAAGAGACAGTAAAAAAGAAAAATATCTTGAAGAAGCAGTATTCTCATTCCGTTTAGCTACTTCATCAGTTCAAGATGATACACAAATCCACACACACATGTGTTATTCTAACTTCGATGAAATTATCGATTCTATCCGTGCATTAGATGCTGACGTTATTTCTATCGAAACTAGTAGAAGTCACGGAGAATTAATCTCTGCTTTCGAGACTGCAATCTACCCATTAGGTATCGGTCTTGGAGTTTACGATATCCACTCTCCTCGTGTACCAACAAAAGAAGAAGTACGTACTAACATCTTACGTCCACTACAAAAACTATCTACAGAACAATTCTGGATTAACCCTGACTGTGGATTAAAAACACGTGCTGAAAAAGAAACTATCGAAGCTTTAGAAGTTTTAGTTGAAGTTACTAAAGAAATCAGAAATGAACTTGCCGCTAAATAG
- a CDS encoding SSURE domain-containing protein, with product MKNNFIKSENFTKWAIRKVSVGVVSAAIASGIFVIVGGGEAHASDLQDKAPVVQNDNKQTDTAVESKAIENKENTVEKETKPVEAKDVVSAEKQSEVKAEKEVSVDSKEADVNNLIKQAKDVAEPQTTPVEVKKAVMDNTKDTVDVPAKYLDKANFPGPFTAGVNQVIPYEFFGGDGMLTRLILKSSDKAPWSDNGSAKNPALLPLEKLGKGLYFYEVDLEGTKGKSDKELLDLLKANGTQSYKATIKVYGEKDGKADLTNVVATKDVNVNLNGLTTVNEVKKAVMDNTKDTVDVPAKYLDKANFPGPFTAGVNQVIPYEFFGGDGMLTRLILKSSDKAPWSDNGSAKNPALLPLEKLGKGLYFYEVDLEGTKGKSDKELLDLLKANGTQSYKATIKVYGEKDGKADLTNVVATKEVTVNLHKETMQMDMKPGEDMMQNNTATGSMDSNVSGKIMNMSKSDNMSMKSSMNKDMMQDNMTMDSHMNKDMMQDNMTMNTHMSNGMMKKGMLPKTSAAPEGTMSSTNSSNTGILALVIASFLGLLGFRRKNN from the coding sequence ATGAAAAACAACTTTATTAAATCAGAAAATTTTACGAAATGGGCAATAAGAAAAGTTAGTGTTGGAGTAGTATCAGCAGCAATTGCAAGTGGTATTTTTGTAATTGTAGGAGGTGGAGAAGCTCACGCAAGTGATTTACAAGATAAAGCTCCTGTAGTTCAAAATGATAATAAACAAACTGATACAGCTGTTGAATCTAAAGCAATTGAAAACAAAGAAAATACTGTAGAAAAAGAAACAAAACCAGTTGAAGCAAAAGATGTTGTAAGTGCTGAAAAGCAATCTGAAGTAAAAGCAGAAAAAGAAGTGAGTGTTGACTCTAAAGAAGCTGATGTGAATAATTTAATAAAACAGGCAAAAGATGTAGCAGAACCACAAACAACTCCAGTTGAAGTTAAAAAAGCAGTAATGGATAATACAAAAGATACAGTCGATGTACCAGCTAAATATTTAGATAAAGCAAACTTCCCAGGGCCATTCACAGCGGGAGTTAACCAAGTAATTCCTTACGAATTCTTCGGTGGAGATGGAATGTTAACAAGATTAATCTTGAAATCATCAGACAAAGCACCATGGTCAGACAACGGATCAGCGAAAAATCCAGCGTTATTACCATTAGAAAAACTAGGAAAAGGATTATACTTCTATGAAGTAGACCTAGAAGGAACAAAAGGAAAATCAGATAAAGAATTATTAGACTTATTAAAAGCAAATGGAACACAAAGTTACAAAGCAACAATCAAAGTATACGGTGAAAAAGACGGGAAAGCAGATTTAACAAACGTAGTAGCAACAAAAGATGTAAATGTAAATCTAAATGGATTAACAACTGTCAACGAAGTTAAAAAAGCAGTAATGGACAATACAAAAGATACAGTAGATGTACCAGCTAAATATTTAGATAAAGCGAACTTCCCAGGGCCATTCACAGCGGGAGTTAACCAAGTAATTCCTTACGAATTCTTCGGTGGAGATGGAATGTTAACAAGATTAATCTTGAAATCATCAGACAAAGCACCATGGTCAGACAACGGATCAGCGAAAAATCCAGCATTATTACCATTAGAAAAATTAGGAAAAGGATTATACTTCTATGAAGTAGACCTAGAAGGAACAAAAGGAAAATCAGATAAAGAATTATTAGACTTATTAAAAGCAAATGGAACACAAAGTTACAAAGCAACAATCAAAGTGTACGGTGAAAAAGACGGAAAAGCGGATTTAACAAACGTAGTAGCAACAAAAGAAGTGACTGTAAATCTACATAAAGAAACTATGCAAATGGATATGAAACCAGGTGAAGATATGATGCAAAATAATACAGCTACTGGTTCAATGGATTCAAATGTAAGTGGAAAAATAATGAATATGAGTAAATCTGACAATATGTCTATGAAATCTAGTATGAATAAAGATATGATGCAAGATAATATGACTATGGATTCTCATATGAATAAAGATATGATGCAAGATAATATGACTATGAATACTCATATGAGTAATGGCATGATGAAAAAAGGTATGCTACCAAAAACAAGTGCGGCACCTGAAGGAACAATGAGTTCAACAAATTCATCAAATACTGGAATACTAGCATTAGTCATCGCAAGCTTCTTAGGTCTATTAGGATTCAGAAGAAAAAATAATTAA
- a CDS encoding response regulator, with product MVNKILLVDDEIEITEINKRYLEQGGYDVDIANDGKEALEKYKKNKYSLIITDIMMPNMDGYDLISEVQYLDSE from the coding sequence ATGGTTAATAAAATTTTATTAGTAGATGATGAAATAGAAATAACGGAGATAAATAAACGATATTTAGAGCAAGGTGGATATGATGTTGATATCGCTAATGATGGTAAAGAAGCTTTAGAGAAATACAAGAAAAATAAATATTCTTTAATAATTACTGATATAATGATGCCAAATATGGATGGTTATGATTTAATTAGCGAAGTACAGTATTTAGATTCTGAGTAA
- a CDS encoding response regulator transcription factor encodes MGADDYIVKPFSPRELVLRVRNILRRIEKNSSENISTLGDLKINYNSRIAMVNDRQLELTVKSFELLWLLANNPEHVFSKTELYEKIWQDEYVEDANTLNVHIHSLRRILTKYSTEKTPSIKTVWGLGYKMEKQV; translated from the coding sequence TTGGGGGCGGATGACTATATAGTAAAACCATTTAGTCCAAGAGAATTAGTTTTAAGAGTTAGAAATATACTACGTAGAATTGAAAAAAATAGTAGTGAAAATATTTCAACTTTAGGTGATTTAAAAATTAACTATAATAGTAGAATTGCTATGGTAAATGATAGACAATTAGAACTGACCGTGAAATCTTTTGAATTATTATGGTTACTAGCTAATAATCCAGAGCATGTTTTTTCTAAGACAGAATTGTATGAAAAAATTTGGCAAGATGAATATGTAGAAGATGCAAACACGCTAAATGTGCATATACACTCATTAAGAAGAATCTTAACAAAATATTCAACAGAAAAAACACCGAGTATAAAAACGGTATGGGGTCTAGGATACAAAATGGAAAAACAAGTTTAA
- a CDS encoding HAMP domain-containing sensor histidine kinase produces the protein MKLRDYIIVGYILSFLITIMAVFWASNLMLIEKKDTYFIVVITIIAGLIGATISIILLKGVFKSLRVLKRQTISISEKNFDISNTVEGPTEFRELSLSFNEMAKHLKESFESLEESEKEKSLMIAQLSHDIKTPITSIQSTAEGMLDGIIKEEEFKYYLETICRQTTRLNKLVEELNYLTLSVKDTSEDDKNETIFLDKLLIDCMSEFKLRAEKEKRDIYIKVIPENAKIVSNYNKMQRIIVNLIGNAFKYSPSGTKIEIVTEIKNQELSISIIDEGCGIKEEDIDNIFKRLYRVEASRNLKTGGYGLGLAIAKQLALQINGDILVESEYGKGSKFTLKINC, from the coding sequence ATGAAATTAAGAGATTATATTATTGTTGGATATATTTTATCATTTTTAATAACTATTATGGCTGTTTTTTGGGCTTCAAATTTAATGTTAATTGAAAAAAAAGATACATATTTTATAGTTGTGATTACAATAATTGCAGGACTAATTGGAGCTACAATTAGTATTATATTACTAAAAGGTGTATTTAAGTCATTACGTGTACTAAAAAGACAAACGATTAGTATAAGTGAGAAAAATTTTGATATTAGCAATACTGTAGAAGGTCCTACTGAGTTTAGAGAATTATCGTTATCATTCAATGAAATGGCAAAACATTTAAAAGAAAGTTTTGAGTCATTAGAAGAAAGTGAAAAAGAAAAATCTCTTATGATAGCCCAGTTATCTCATGATATAAAAACTCCTATAACTTCAATTCAATCAACTGCAGAAGGAATGTTAGACGGAATAATAAAAGAAGAAGAATTTAAATATTATCTAGAAACGATTTGCCGACAAACAACAAGATTGAATAAACTTGTTGAAGAATTAAATTATTTAACATTAAGTGTAAAAGATACTAGTGAAGATGATAAAAATGAAACCATATTTTTAGATAAATTATTGATTGACTGTATGTCAGAGTTTAAGTTGCGAGCAGAAAAAGAAAAAAGAGATATCTATATTAAAGTTATTCCTGAGAATGCCAAAATAGTAAGTAATTACAATAAAATGCAAAGAATTATCGTGAATTTAATAGGTAATGCATTTAAATATTCACCAAGTGGGACAAAAATAGAAATAGTAACTGAAATAAAAAATCAAGAATTATCTATTTCTATAATTGATGAAGGTTGCGGTATAAAAGAAGAAGATATTGATAATATTTTCAAAAGATTATATCGTGTTGAAGCATCAAGAAATTTGAAAACTGGTGGTTATGGCTTAGGTTTGGCAATAGCGAAGCAATTAGCCTTACAAATTAATGGAGACATATTAGTAGAAAGTGAGTATGGAAAGGGTAGTAAATTTACCTTGAAAATTAATTGCTAA